AGGACCACATGCAGTAAAACATTTCCTCACTGTGGTCTGAACAACGCTGGTCAGAGATGAGAACATTCCCATCGCGCCTCCTGCTGGTGAGGATCCATCagttgcagatttttctgtttcgCTGCTGCCTTCGCCTGCAGGAGAACAATCCaaaatttgatgaaaaacataaaatgttttgatttattctaTCTTCTCTTCAACTGATAAGTATGTCTCACCCCgatgtttttcctcttcctccaccttGGCTGACAGTTCAGTCGGACTGGGAATTCCTAGAGATGTTTCTGCCTTTTCGATGACTTGAGTGAGCCCCTGGCCTGGACAAGCAGAAAATAACAAGTGGTgaagaataaacacaaacagggTATGGCCATAGGAACGGACATGGTAAGGAATGGAGTTGCTGTCTCCATTGCTaatcatagaaaaaataaactagaacATTTCTTATTGCAAACATTTCATATATTTGTTTGTATCTAAATAATATCTGGCTCTTACTTGGTCacgatatacagtatatatatttaaaaaaaaagagacatatTAAGTTGTTCTCCTTTTTACTATTCGcagcttatttttttatatttatgctaTTTTTAGTCAAAGTcttatgtttttgtctcataagtTTTCGACTAAATAACTGTCAAATACTTTCTAGGCCTATACCTagaatatattaataattttaacattCTTCCCTTTCCTTTTATTGTTAATTAGCTCAGTGTTAGGAAAAtcgggggctcgtccgggatcaCAGACTAAAGACTAAACCAAACTAATAGAACTAAACAAAGTTGGCAAGTTTTTCCAgagttcttttcttcttttcctcttcaTAGCCTCACTTTCAATGTCCCTTTTTAAGGAGGGTACAATGGTTTAGCCAAAATTGCAGGACATCATGTTGACAAGAAAGTATTTTATAAAGTTATTTCTAGTAAACAGATATCACAGACATTTTCTTCAGCAACTGTTGCAATTGTCTGTAAATTTTGAAAGagagaagtaaagaaaaacaaccacaacaaaaTCCAGACTGCTCTTAAAAGAGACAGCTTGGTGTTCTGGACACTCACCCACAGTGGTGACAGTAGCTGTTGCTGTGGACAGGATGGATTTACCCCAGCTACCCCAGTATCCCCATCCACCTTGAGAGACAGTTGATTCACTTGGCGTCTGTGAGAGAAaagggaggaaaataaaatatggaacAGGAATGCTTCAAGTTAATgcaacaataaataattctttgaCAATTCAAATAACCACAAAAATGTACAATCAGTTTAGTCCTGTTATGTGGTTAAAACTTGAACTTAGCTTCtgtgaaacatttagatttttattaaaccttttaaAAGATGCAATATATTTCTTGGATGCAACTATGTGGAATGCCATTGCATTTATTGGCTTCATGTATTCAAACTTGGCTTGCCAATAACATATTTGGCCACCTATTATATTTGCCCAATTCACAGCTACTATAATAGGCTacttaataaaaaagaagaaacctgTACTATGTTTAATCACCATAAATAATAATTCTATTATGAAacaatttgagattttatttgtgaataaataaagGATAATTTAGTGGCTGCCTTTGCTGGCTGCTGTTCCTCCTCTGCTTTTGGTGTTGGCTgggtttcctctgcaggtttgGTCTCTGGTCTCCTCCTGGCTTTCCTCGTTGGGGCTACATCAGTAGAGTTGTCTGGTGTTTCAGCTGGAGAGGGGTCTTGGATCCCAGGCGCTCCCTCTGTCCCATCGCTTTCTGAATGAGGTGCTTCGCTGTCTGACATCTTCTCAGACATCTCAGCACAACATGTCTGCAGAAAATAACCGACAGCATTAagattgaaggattttttttaaaatgtgccaTTTGGGGCTATGAACATTAACAGTCAGCCTaacaacaaaactaaagaaGCCTTTGACTGAAGGCTGCtgctaacagctcaatttcTGAGCAGCAGAGATGACACAATGACTTGTTGGGAATGGGAAGCACTGTTAATCCAAATAATTTGCTTTTCCGGctcctttttaaatctttttttctggcCTTATGGTTAGACAACCATAAGGCACAGACAGAGACGTTGGAGATATGATCGATGGAACAGATTGTTCAGCTCTTTGGTCCTGATCTACAGGTAATATTTGAGCTTTCGAGATGCTAATTAGTTGCTTCCACTTGTAAAAACCATACTTTGTTGCCACAGTTACGCACCATACACATGTATCTTTCATTTATGTGACCAgctgtgttggaccagagaccAGACTAAAAGTTGCCGGACACCGGCATTGTTTGATATTCATGCTTTAGGATATTATGGACTTGAACCTCTGGTTTCCCCACAGACTCTTACAATTAGCACTGGGTGTTAATGTGGGATTCAAATCtgttattactgttgatgttgTCAAAGATTTATCACGTAAAAGGTTTCTGCTAAAACAGTAAATTGAACTAAACATTAACGTTATCCTCAGCCAATTTAACAAGAGTCATGAAACCAAccagaaataagacaaatcaGAGTTTTTACAACAAACGAACCTTTTCTGATCTCAGTCTTGATGCTAGTAGCTAACGTTTTCCTCCAATCTGCTTGTTGTTTCCTTCCCAAAAGTAATTAGAAGAATTTTCCGTtttaattacagtttaaaattcCCAATCCGGGCCTTAAATTTATGttaataacagaaataattcagGTTTCTTGTTGTTGCCCAGAAAGATTAGCCAcgtcacattttgttttcaaaggtTAGGTCTGTCAGCAGCTGGGGGAGGAGGGACTTCCGTCTGctgccttcaaaataaaagcaggccTGGAAAACGAACATTGTTCAAATATGTATAaattgtaattgtaatttttcctcATGATTTTGCTTAATTATTTCTTCACCTTTGTTTCAGACAAATCTAGTCCATATTATTAACAAAAGGAAATAGATAATCAATGTTATTAGAAGCATGGATGTGCCCTTTGTGCCATCATGTGTTTACAACAGCCAAGGCAGAAGAGCATTTGGGTGTGGTGGTGTTAGGTGTGGACATCTGTCAAGTCAATACAGAACTGTCCTACACTTTGTGACAAGCCCATACTAGTGGAATAACATCATTAATCCAGTTATTATGGTCTTGCATGAACAGCACAGGGATCATTTCATCTTCACAGACAACAAAGCTCCAGCTCATTGAGGTTGGATCATTATATTGCAGTATTGCTcttcactgtgttttattttgaaagatgtTATGTTGTGTCCTGTTTGGAAAACTTGATGCGTAAAAAGATACGTAagtaaaatgttgaatatttcaaaataaaatcattaaaacgAGTTTATGGAGGAAAAAACGTGTTTCTCTACGTTTTCCCCTCTTctctttaaagtaaataatcTATCAacttatttattgtaaaataaaaaaacaaaagtccaaCAATGTGCTATTAATAAAATccaatcaaatattttcacttaaCCAAATAACAATTGGTTAAGGTTAACAATATCACAATTGGTCTATGCATTTTTataaaggaaatgttttatttatttatttatttatttatttatttatttattttctatctttTGTTTCGTTCTAAAGTGTTTCACAGGTAAatattaggccacgcccacttAAGCACCTTTTCCAGGAAGTTGTTGGAGTATACAGTGTGTGCTCGATTTCAGCACTAAAAGGGATATATCTATGAATTAAGTTTCTGTCTTTTGGTCTAAAATAAGCTTAAATCTGTTGAAGACACAGCGTGTAGTGACTTAGCAGCAGGTGAGTAGGTTACATGGCACATGATTTTTTGAAATTCCTTCATAGTCTGAGTAGAATTAGTTCTGATCTAATCTGAGGGATAGTGACTTTTTTCCCACAGATCGTCTGTTTCTTGAACTGTTAAAACCAAgatttattcaaatataaatcaaatttttatatgtttttaaaaagatttaacatAGTTTTGTGAGTTTTAATATTCTGACATATTGCCATCTAACTTTTCTGAGGTATTCAATGTGCTAATTGTTTCATAAAGGGTCAGTTTAATATCCTTTAGTTACAATTAATTTGTGTAAGTGTAATAGAAAACCAATATCTTCCTAGAGACAATATAATGATTAATACCATTATACTCGAATTAGAAACATTGCTCaaaatgtaaatctttttttataaaaatgtatagtATACCATTCAAATTAGTTTAACTGAAATATGAATGTCAATAATCCATGTATTCATCATAATATTATGTACTGTAATCTATTTAATGAAGAGGATAAGAAAAACGAAATCAGGTACATCTTAGTCATCCTGTAAAGATTAAAAAGGTGCATAtttgattttagtttaaattcAACATTAGTGCTATGATACCAAGAgtttgtaatattaaaatttaatgtacaaaaaaaagatactgacaaaataaaaaagaaaaatggatcaGTAACTGGGTGCTCTTGTGTCACAGCCACCAACTCTACCTGTTTTGCAGGATTTTCTGGTCTAGATGTGATGTCAGCCCGAAACTTCACTCAACATGTTATCTAAGAAGCACTTCCTGTCACACACGCTCCTCCTGCTGCTTGGTTGCTGGACAGCAGATGGAGCTCACAATGACTCGGAAGCAGGGTCCATCACAGAGCTGGCCCCAGTCGCCTCTAGCAGGTACATCTTGGCAAAGGAAGGGTCCAGCACGCTCATCGAGTGTAACGTGACTGAAGTTCAAGAGGACGTCCGGTGGTACAACTCTAAAGGGCTTCTTCTTGGAGAAGAAGAAGGTAACAGGATTTTATTAtggacagtttttatttgataatttACCTTTTAAGTTGTCAAGAAACATCTAATTATCAGTTCATGACTTCTCATTTCCCTCTCATATTCTCATAGCACAATCCAAAGACTCATTTCTTTTAGCCACTCCAAAATGAGAAAGACAAAGTAACGTCCCCTTCAAAAAGGGAagatttgttcatttgttcatGTGGAGCACAACAATGGGATTCACTTGTTGAGTTGGTTTCCAAATTCCCCCACATCTCAATCCAAATGATTATCTTTGGGTTcagatgtacaaaaaaaaaacattacatctATGGAGGCCCCACCTTGCAACTAACAGAACTTACAGGTTGCCGGTGCCAAAGCTCTCCAGACGAAGTTTGTATATTCATGTGGAAATACAGCTCTTAAATTCCATtaataatggtcttaaaaagtcttaaatttgagatGGGAAATTATGCAAAAACTCTGTACAGATTGCAGGTGTTTACTTGTCTTTTCTAATTTTAGGCGGGAAGTGGCAGATCCAGGAGAGGGGTGCCCTAAACATCAGTGCGGTGTCCTTTGAGGACCGTGGCCGCTACACCTGCGTAGCCTCAACAGGCATCGGCCTCACCAGAAACTACACGGTCATTCTGCGTGTGGCGTACACCAACAGTGGCCTGGGGCTGTACTTTGTCATTGTGTGCTTGGTGGCTTTCGCCATCACCATGGTCCTCAACGTGGCGCGCTTGTGCATGGTCAGCAGCCACCTCAAAGAGACAGAGAAGACCATCAACGAGTTCTTCCGCACCGAGggcactgagaagctgcagaagGCATTTGACATTGCCAAAAGCATTCCCATAGTCACCTCGGCGAAGACGGTGGAGTTCGCCAAGGTCACGCAGTTTAAGACCATGGAGTTCGCCCGTCACATCGAGGAGTTGGCACACAGCATTCCTCTTCCGCCGCTCATTCTGAACTGCAGATCGTTTTCAGAGGAGAACATGAACCCAGAGAGTGATCCTGGAAAGAGGAGCAGGCAGGCCTTCGGCTCGCCGTGCCCTGACCAAATCGAAGAGGAAAAGGTGTGTGAGGCAATGCTGTCGAGTGAAAGACAAAGGAATGATGGGATCGGTGAAGACTTGAATGTGTCTCTGCATAAAGTAAAGGTTGACATTGAGGATGATGAGAGCAGCGCATGAACTCAGTGGGAATTCcaacaaagaacatttttacagcCAGATAAATGAGGTTTTTGTCTTAGAAGATTGCCTTTCAACTTGAATGTAATTTACGATTTATTTTGATCTTATTCTTATTCCTGCAGCTCAAGTTCTCAAACATAAGCTAAAACTAACTTTAGACTTTTTTCCCTTGCTTTCAGATATTATTTAACTCACCATCAGATTTCCAATTTTTGGTTTATGTTTCTGCAATTTTAGATCATTTCACTCATTCAAGGTTCTTTTATTCCTTCGTTTCCTTCTTTGTTCCCTTTGACAGGCTGGTCAGCCTCCACTGAGAAAATATTGCCTGGTAAAATCATTATCTCTCCACTTCCATTGTTGTCACATCACTCATAGGTAATTGGTTTTATAGGACTTGACCGACATCACGCATGTATTGTTTGCCTGAAAGACATTTAATTGCAAAGCTTGAAATGAGGATTTTAAATAAAGCGGCAAACgtttaaatataaaaggaaGATTCTTACACAGTAAGATGGAATATTTACCATGGAAAATGTCATATTTGgtctgaaaattaaattaattaaatgatcTGATTATATGAGAAGAAGACTTTAATTTTATAACGAGGTTGTTTTGCATGCACATGGTGATGTGTGAAAGGCAAATTAGTTACTCATTTAGATGCTAACCCAGCATGTTTGTCTCAACAGAAGTCGAAAACAAagatttgtaaaatgtataaatgtgaTAATGTTGATAAAACTCGGTCCTGTCGCTTCTTCTTTGTGTCTCTGTaggatataaaaataaaacaaagcaatgtGATCAATCTGTGAACTGGAATTGAACTCAAAAGGTTTTAGTAATTATGAAACTGGTttgctttttcctctttctacTTCACATTGATGGAgaagagctgaaaaaaaaactgaaatcagtCTAATTAACAGCCTGATTACTGTAAAAATGAGGAAGACATACttaaaattcttattttgtGTTAGCTGTGGTTACATGGAAGGAGAATCACGCAGCTGTTATCACTTTGAATCACCACCGTTTCCAAGCGTCTGGTAAGTAGATGAAAGAAGAGTTTTATTCATAATTAAAAGCTTCAAGCTTAGAAGTTCAGCTGCTGCAAACAAGGCATTAGAATGTCCAATGGATATTGACACAAGCAGCTGAGCTTGCTCAATACTAACAGTGTTGATCTGGGTGAAGTAATGGCGGCAAAGTAACAAAGATGTCCTGCAAAAGCAGATACTTTCAAAAATCTAGCAACAGCTTATTGCTGACCTATCAATAAGCTTCTTGCATTTTAGAGCAGCGTGCCACAAGGCTGAAGTGATAAGAAAGTGACTCAAAGATTAAAACTTTCCTAGACTTTTGGTCAGAAAACTCTTCCGATCTAAACCCCACTGATAATCTGATCAGTTCTCCAAAGGCAAGTGCATAAATAGAAGCCAAATAACTTGTAATTTACTCCAATAATGACATTAATGAGATCATAACGGCTAGAGGTCAGTCAGGAATCAGGATTTGGCCCAGAAGTTGATATCCTGAGTGAGGGATAAGGGTCAACACTAAAAATGTTGATGCTTTGCATAAATGTTATGTGTTATTCACTTGTCTTCACAGTAATaataatgctaaatattttaaaactatagTAATTAATAGTAATAAGGTCTGATCGGATGTGCAGTAGTATAAAGAAGCCACATGATGGCGCTGTTGGATAGCACAATTTCATGTGAGCTGCGGCGCTCTAACACCCTGACACGTTTTTGAGTCACATTTCAGTTTAGTAGCAAGTGAAAGTATCAACTACTGTTCAAATCCTGGCTGCACTTGAATTCTTCGGTATTAAATATTCAAGCATTGCAAAATGAGAGATGCATTTACCAGTAAAACATTTCATGaagcaatacattttaaattttataagaaatataaaattaggAAATGAGCTGAAAAGTCATGCAGGTTTTTAACTTTCAACTTTACATGCAATAAAGTTGGAAGGTTCACAAAATAGTGTGGAAAACCCATTTTATGCCTGAGGCTTAAAAATATCCTAAACTATTTTATTGATTACACGTTTGCAAGATCTAATTAACACAATCAGAGGGATTTTGTCCATCAAGTAAACATGAACGTTGGCCTCATGCTATTtgataattaaaaacatgttttgcgAGGAAAACGTGAAAGAAAAAACCCAAAGCAGAATATTTATGGGGTATGACTCCTTTCAGGCAAGGTAAGGTAAATTTAGAGGAGTATTTTCATATGCCTTTGTATTTATTAGTGGAATGATGTTAGTCGTTTTCCTGAGTTGatgattttgtgtatttgttcaGCTTCTTTTGTGCTTGTTAGTCACCTTCCCTCAGTGTCCCTGGTCTGGTTCTATTTTTCTCCTTATTAGTCACACCTGGTTCTCATGCCACTCATCAATTCTCCAAGTAGTGATAAGCTTGTCAGTTTCCTCGCCAGATTCTCCTATTTTTCACCGTCAAGTATCCTCCATGCTAGCTTCTCTGTGCTCCAGTTGCTTTGCAGTTTCCAGTCAGTTGTTTTCTCAGGTCTCCTGTGCCAGAGCTTCAGTTGTTCTGTAAAGCTTGGGACACACGACACAACTTTCACAGTAAATCCCAGACGGAAGGACTAGGTCCTGGGTGTTTAGCTCCCATCCTCAAGGGCCGGTATAGATGTGTGTCTGCTCCAACACAACTCGCTGAAATACTCCAAATATCCTCAGTGTGTCAAAGTTCTGTAGAGGTTCTGCTAATCAACCTTTATCTGATTGATCTGAAATGACTAAACCTTGCAGAATATCACCCCTTGAAAACTGACACTAACAGACTGGTAACGTAG
This region of Xiphophorus hellerii strain 12219 chromosome 11, Xiphophorus_hellerii-4.1, whole genome shotgun sequence genomic DNA includes:
- the LOC116728261 gene encoding microfibrillar-associated protein 3-like → MLSKKHFLSHTLLLLLGCWTADGAHNDSEAGSITELAPVASSRYILAKEGSSTLIECNVTEVQEDVRWYNSKGLLLGEEEGGKWQIQERGALNISAVSFEDRGRYTCVASTGIGLTRNYTVILRVAYTNSGLGLYFVIVCLVAFAITMVLNVARLCMVSSHLKETEKTINEFFRTEGTEKLQKAFDIAKSIPIVTSAKTVEFAKVTQFKTMEFARHIEELAHSIPLPPLILNCRSFSEENMNPESDPGKRSRQAFGSPCPDQIEEEKVCEAMLSSERQRNDGIGEDLNVSLHKVKVDIEDDESSA